CGGAGGCCCCAAATTTTTCAGTGGGAGCCTGTGTTGTTGTTTCTTGAGAGAAGACATGATCAAGAACACGCTTCTTCATTTCCACTGGTGGTTCAATAGGGTCAGACAAAAAGGGTAGATCCTCTGTAAGTGCTTGTAGTTCCTGTAACTCTTCTTGGCAACTGTTACAAAGGGATAAATGTTGTTCAAACTTTTTCTTCGTAACATCATCTAATCCTTCATTAAAATAATCAATTAAATCATTACATCCAACTTGTTCCATCACTTTACACCCCCCTTTCCTTGGAGTTTGGTAGATTTTTCCGAAGATGCTGAAGTGCTAATCGTATTCGTCCCTTCACGGTTCCAAGTGGGATTTGGCAAGAATCAGCAATCTTTTGTTGGGATACACCTTTAAAATAAAATAACTCAATCATCTTTTGTTGTTCTTCTCCTAACTTTGAGACAGCCTGCCTAAGACTAGCTCCCTCTTCCTTCCATTCTACAAGGTCCTCTGTTAAGGGTTCATTGCTATGAATGGAGTCGCGCTCCTCTATCGTGTAGGTACTCTCTTTTCTTTTACGGAGCATATCAATGGTCGTGTTTCGGGCAACCGTTAATAGCCAGGATGAAAATTTCCCTTTTGATTTATCATAAATCCCTTTTTTCGTCCAAAGCTTTATAAAGACCTCTTGGACAACTTCTTCAGACAATTCCTTTTGACCTGTTATTCGATATGAAAAAGAATATAGAAGCTTTTCATATCGGTCGTACAAAGCTTCTAATGCTTGCTTATCATCCTGTTGAACCAGGTGATAAAGCTCTATATCATGTTCTCCCATAACAATCTCCTCTTTTTTTAATCAATTACGGATATCATAGCACAATCCTTCATTTCATAGACTATGGTTTATATAGACAGAAGGACAGAAAGAGTTATATAGCTAACGATTAAAACGATAGAATGGATTACTTTTTAATGAGATTCATCAAACAAGAAGCCCCCAATCTATGATTGGGGGCTTCTTGTTACAGTTTTATTTAGAGAGGTCTCCCTGATTCTAAATGAAATTTTTTTCTGTCAATGATTCGTTGTAAGCCATAAATAAAAAGGGCAAAGCTCATAAAAAACACAAATATTTGCCATGGCTTAAAATGAACTAATCGAAACAATTTCATTCGTTGGAATAAATTACTTAACAGAAAAGAAAATGATAAATCTAGAACTGAATTAATGAATAAGTATCTCTTAAAATTACCGTATGTAAGATGAAAGACCCAGATAGTACCTACAAAGAAAGGTCCCAAAATGAAACTTAAATCATTTATTACCTTTCCTTTCCATCCCCCTTTTATTTTCCACCATTTTAAAGGCACAGCCATCGCGCACATTCCTGCCACAAGGAATGAAGAAATAAAAGCAATCGGCATAAATTTTCCAAATGACTTCTTTGGAAGAAAAACAACTGAAATCCAAGGGAAGATTATTAATAGTA
This region of Bacillus mesophilus genomic DNA includes:
- a CDS encoding RNA polymerase sigma factor, with translation MGEHDIELYHLVQQDDKQALEALYDRYEKLLYSFSYRITGQKELSEEVVQEVFIKLWTKKGIYDKSKGKFSSWLLTVARNTTIDMLRKRKESTYTIEERDSIHSNEPLTEDLVEWKEEGASLRQAVSKLGEEQQKMIELFYFKGVSQQKIADSCQIPLGTVKGRIRLALQHLRKNLPNSKERGV